CAAACAACAAATTACGGGCTATAATAAAGACGTTATGAATACCGATTCGGTTCGTCAGAAACTGGAAGCATTTGGTTGGGCAGTAAAAGAGGTTGATGGTCATAATCTTGAAGAGCTCGAAGATGCTTTAAACAATGGGCCTTTTGAAGAAGGAAAACCAAACTTTATCATTGCACATACTATTAAAGGAAAAGGAGTTAGTTATATGGAAAGCGTCACAAAATGGCATCATGGTGTCCCCACGCCAGAGCAATATGAATTAGCACTTTCAGAATTAACAGAAGCAGAAGCATTAATCTAGTGGATTATGGAATTAGATAAAATAGAGGAAAAGGATTTAAGAATGGGCAAAGCTAATCAGGATGTTTTTTCTGAAACATTGCAAGCATTAGCAGAAACCGATAGAGATATAATTGCAGTAACCAGTGATTCACGCGGTTCTGGTAAATTGGTTCCATTTGGAGAAAAGTACCCAAATCAAATTGTTGAAGTTGGTATTGCCGAGCAAAATTTAGTAGGTGTTGCTGCAGGATTGGCTTCAGCAGGTAAAAAAACATTTGCTGTATCACCTGCATGTTTTCTGAGTGCTCGTGCCTTAGAGCAAATTAAAAATGATGTTTGTTATTCAGACAATCCCGTAACTTTAGTGGGCATTAGTGCCGGGGTAAGTTATGGTGCACTTGGTACCACACATCATAGTTTACATGATTATGCCGTGCTTCGTGCTATCAACAATATCATAATTGTAGCACCCGCAGACAATTTTGAAACGGAACAAGCAGTTCGATTGGCTGCTGAAACAAACAAACCCGTGTACATGCGTTATGGCAAAAAAGCGATGCCGTTTTTAAATGAAGAAAACAAAACCTTCGAATTTGGCAAAGGTCGTGTTTTAAGAGACGGTGATGATTTAGCCATTATTGCAACAGGCGAAACCGTTTATCCTGCTTGGTTAGCAGCAAAAAAACTTGAAGATGAGCATGGTTTAAAAGCAACTGTAGTAAGCATGCATACCATCAAGCCTTTAGATACCGATTTAATAGAAAAACTGGCTACAAACGGAAGACCTATTGTCACAGTCGAAGAACATATGGTACATGGCGGTTTGGGTGAAGCTTGTGCTTCCTACTTATTTCAAAAA
This genomic window from Mariniflexile sp. TRM1-10 contains:
- a CDS encoding transketolase family protein, producing the protein MELDKIEEKDLRMGKANQDVFSETLQALAETDRDIIAVTSDSRGSGKLVPFGEKYPNQIVEVGIAEQNLVGVAAGLASAGKKTFAVSPACFLSARALEQIKNDVCYSDNPVTLVGISAGVSYGALGTTHHSLHDYAVLRAINNIIIVAPADNFETEQAVRLAAETNKPVYMRYGKKAMPFLNEENKTFEFGKGRVLRDGDDLAIIATGETVYPAWLAAKKLEDEHGLKATVVSMHTIKPLDTDLIEKLATNGRPIVTVEEHMVHGGLGEACASYLFQKGFKNKFKIVGIPDEYTVTGSQVEIFNHYGISKDGLFKTCKELLETV